A region from the Manihot esculenta cultivar AM560-2 chromosome 13, M.esculenta_v8, whole genome shotgun sequence genome encodes:
- the LOC122721536 gene encoding chloroplast envelope quinone oxidoreductase homolog codes for MAGKLMRAVQYNKYGGGAAGLKHVEVPVPTPRKDEILLKLEATSINPIDWKVQKGLLRPFLPRKIPHIPGTDVAGEVLEVGPGVRNFKIGDKVVAKISVAVGGGLAEFAVAKESLTVARPPEVSAVEGAALPVAGLTAYQALTQPAGIKLDGSDMQANILITAASGGVGHLAVQLAKLGNTHVTATCGARNIEFVKSLGADEVLDYRTPEGAALKSPSGRKYDAVIHCATGILWSTFHPNLSENGKVIDITPGANTMLKFAVKKVTCSKKQLIPLLLSPKTENLEYLVKLVKEGKLKPVIDSQHPLSNAEDAWAKSISGRATGKIIVEP; via the exons ATGGCGGGGAAGCTAATGCGCGCCGTTCAATATAATAAGTATGGTGGAGGAGCCGCTGGTTTGAAG CATGTCGAAGTTCCAGTCCCAACTCCACGGAAGGATGAAATTTTGCTGAAATTAGAAGCAACAAGTATAAATCCAATTGATTGGAAAGTTCAAAAGGGTTTGTTGCGGCCTTTTTTGCCTCGTAAAATACCTCATATTCCAG GTACTGATGTGGCAGGAGAAGTTTTGGAGGTTGGACCTGGAGTAAGAAACTTCAAAATTGGTGATAAAGTTGTGGCTAAAATTAGCGTTGCT GTTGGAGGTGGACTAGCCGAGTTTGCAGTGGCTAAGGAGAGCTTGACAGTTGCAAGGCCACCTGAAGTTTCAGCAGTAGAAGGGGCGGCCTTACCAGTTGCTGGGCTTACAGCCTATCAGGCTCTCACTCAGCCTGCTGGGATCAAGCTTGATGGCAGCGACATGCAGGCAAACATTCTGATAACTGCTGCCTCAGGTGGAGTGGGTCACTTGGCAGTTCAGCTAGCAAAGCTTGGAAACACACATGTGACAGCCACTTGTGGAGCCCGTAACATTGAGTTTGTAAAGAGTTTAGGGGCTGATGAGGTTCTTGATTACAGGACTCCTGAAGGGGCAGCTCTAAAGAGCCCATCTGGACGGAAGTATGATGCAGTGATCCATTGCGCTACTGGGATTCTGTGGAGTACCTTTCACCCTAATTTGAGTGAAAATGGCAAGGTTATAGACATCACTCCTGGCGCTAATACCATGCTGAAGTTTGCTGTAAAGAAAGTTACCTGCTCGAAGAAGCAGCTGATACCCCTGCTCTTGTCTCCCAAGACTGAGAACCTGGAGTATCTTGTTAAACTGGTAAAGGAAGGGAAGCTTAAGCCAGTTATAGACTCGCAGCATCCCTTGAGCAACGCTGAAGATGCTTGGGCTAAGAGTATTAGTGGCCGTGCTACTGGGAAGATCATTGTGGAGCCTTAG